Genomic window (Marinobacter fonticola):
ACCCTCACACCCGGGCATATCGAGCGCCAGCGTGCTGCTGTAGACAAGCCGGCAAGGGACGCTAATCCGCTGACCGCCGCGGATGTGGAGCCCCTCAAAGCTCATGATGTGCTGGCTTATCAACGCCCCGGTATCCAGCATGGAGTCTATCGTAAGCTTCGGCTTGGGCAATACCAGATCGAGGCTCGCCTGGATCTGCACCGGATGACGGTGGATGAAGCCCGGCGCGAGGTATTCAGCTTCGTTAATGAGTGTGTCACCTACGGTATTCGCTCGGTACTGATTCTGCACGGTAAGGGTGAGCGCAACCCGGACGGCATTGCCCAATTAAAGAGCTACCTGGCCAAATGGCTGACGGAACTCGAGTCGGTGATGGCTTTTCATTCGGCGCAGAAACACCATGGTGGCACCGGCGCGGTCTATGTGATGCTGCGCAAGAGTGAAAAAGACAAACAGAAAAATCGTGAACTGCATGGTTTTAAATAAACGCACTGTCTTTCAAGCTCCCTTTTTTCGTGCAAAATGAGCGACATGTAATGGGCTGCTCCGTTGTTCTGTGATGCAATAAAGCAGTGATGAATTTATCAGGAGTTATTGATGCGTAAGTTGATTCTGATTGCACTTGCAGGTGTTGTACTTGCGGGCTGTAGCAAGGACCGTGTGCTCTGGGAAGACAACGGTAAAGTCGAGGAGAAGACCGAGAATCGCGAAGTATGGGACGACAATGGTAAAGTTGATTCCGAAAAGCGTGAGTTCTGGGACAGTAATGGCAAGATGGATTCCGGCGAGCGCAAATTCTGGAACGACAGCGAAGGTAACCCGGTCATCAAGTAGGGATTTTCTGCGTCTGCTTCCTAAAAAACGCCGGGCTTTGCCCCGGCGTTTCCGTTGGATCTGCGGCAGGCCAACTTAACATTGCGTTTGAACACGTGATTTCAGATATAAACATGTCCACGGCCCACGCGAACGTTAGCGTAGCGCTGGCGAACCGTTAGCGACAAGTCACAGGCTACACTGAGCAGGCATCATGTCCCATCCTCAATACCAAGTGTTGGCAGCCGCGGAAAACTGGCTCAATGCTGGCGAGCGCGTGTGGCTATGTACCATCCTCGATACATGGGGCTCGTCCCCGCGACCGGCGGGCTCCATGCTTGCGGTAAGCGAATCCGGCCGTTGGGCGGGTTCGGTTTCCGGCGGCTGTCTGGAGGAGGATTTGCTACAGCGCACGGCGCGTGAGGATCGGCCCGATTGTCCCCAGATAACCGATTACGGCGTGACGACGGATGACCGTGAGCGGTTTCGTCTGCCGTGCGGAGGGCGTATTCGTCTTTTGATCGAGCCGCTTGCCGGGGAGAAGCAACATGAGGCGGTGTGTCGATTACTCGGTTACTTGGACGCGAAAGTCCCGGCATCCCGCATTGTCGATCTAAAGACCGGGCAGATGATCATCGAGGCGAGCGACGGACAAGGCACGGGCATAACCGAACAGCGGGAGTCCGTTCGCCACACGCTGGGGCCCGAGTGCCGTTTGCTGTTGGTCGGTGCGGGCGAGGTGGCCGGCCACGTTGCGGCTTTCGGTCGTCGTTGCGGGTTCGATGTGACCCTTTGCGAGCCGCGTGAAACCTTTCTCGCCGGCTGGACGGACAGCGAAACGCCGGTATTGACGTCCTTGCCGGATGACCTCGTACTCCGCTCATTCAATGACTCTCACACTGCCATCCTGGCCCTCGCTCATGACCCGCGGGTCGACGACATGGCGCTGCTGGCGGCGCTGCAATCGTCGTGTTTTTATGTCGGGGCAATGGGTTCGAAGCAAACCTCGCAGATGCGTCGGGAGCGCCTGGTAGCCCTGGGTATAACAGAGCAACAACTGGAACGACTGCACGCGCCCATAGGCATTGCAATTCGTAGCAAGACCCCGGCGGAAATCGCCATATCGGTCATTGCGGATTTGGTCGACGCCCGTCACCGCTTGCTGGCGGACAGTGGCGCTCTATAATACCGGCCATTCATACGTGTACGCCGGGCGGTGCTCCCTACCGCTACCGGCTCGTTCCGGAGGCTGAATGTTCGATGTAACCCGTTATGCTGCCGCCGCCCAGTCGCTGATCGACGCGGGGCGTTTCCTTTACGCCAATGGCTGGTCGCCTGCGACGAGCAGCAACTATTCTGCGCGAATCGATGCCGGACATATCGCCATCACCGTTTCGGGGCGCCACAAGGGACAATTGGGCGCGGGCGATATTATGGTAGTGGATCTCAAAGGCCGCCCAGTCCAGAGCGAGGCCAAATCTTCGGCGGAAACCTTGCTGCACACCGTGCTCTATGAACAATTCCCGAACATTGGTGTGGTCCTGCACACGCATTCGGTCAACGCAACGGTCCTCAGTCGTGCCCTGGCCGGCCAGGGGAGGCTTGAGCTGCAGGATTACGAGCTGCAAAAGGCGTTTCCGGGCACGACCACCCACGAGTCCTCATTGGTGGTGCCGATTTTCGAAAATACACAGGATATCCAGGCTCTTTCCGAGGAGGCCCGTCGCTGGTTCGAGCGCCACCCGGAACAGCCGGGCTATCTGATCCGGGGTCATGGCCTTTATACGTGGGGAAAAACCATGGCAGACTGTTTGCGCCATGTAGAAGCATTTGAATTCCTGTTCGCTTGTGAGTTGGAAATGATGAGGGTGACACGATGACTACGCTGCGTATTTACCGCGAACACCAGCCGGACCAGCCGGAGGTTGTGACTGAAGAGCCCGCCAAGATTCAGCAATTGCTGAACGAGCAGGGCGTTCGCTTCGAGCAGTGGCCGACTCGCGATTTACCGGCCAACGCCAGTCAGGATGACATTCTGGACGCTTATGCCGACGACGTATCGCAACTGAAGCAGGAATGCGGCTTCCAGACAGCCGACGTCGTCAGCTTGAGCGCTGACAATCCCAACAAGGATGCGGCGCGCAAGAAGTTTCTCGACGAACACACCCACAGCGAAGACGAAGTGCGGTTCTTTGTCCGCGGCCAGGGACTGTTCTACCTGCACTTCGGCGAGAAGGTCTATGCCGTACTGTGCCAAAAGAACGACCTGATCAGCGTGCCGGACGGCACCCGCCACTGGTTCGACATGGGGCCGGAGCCGGAATTTACCTGTATTCGCCTGTTCTCCAATCCGGACGGGTGGGTCGCCAGCTTCACCGGCGAGGACATCGCCAGCCGTCTGCCACGCTACGAGCGTATATTGGGTGCCACCGGATGATCGGAGTCATTTTGACGGATATCGAGGGGACCACAAGCTCGATTTCCTTCGTCCACGATGTGCTCTTCCCCTACGCGGCGGAGCATATGGCGGACTTCGTGCGGCAGCAGGCGCCTGACAACGAGGCTGTCCAGGTTCAGCTCAAGGCTGTGGCCGACGAGAGCGGGGGCGATCCGTCGGATCTCGAAGGGTTGGTGGACACGCTGCTGACCTGGATTCGCGAAGATCGCAAGGCTACGCCCCTTAAAGCCCTGCAGGGCATGATCTGGGAGAAGGGTTATCGGGATGGCGACTTCAAGGGTCATGTCTACCAAGACGCTGCCGACAAACTGCGCGAGTGGCATGACCGTGGCCTGCGCCAGTACGTCTACTCCTCCGGTTCGGTACAGGCTCAGAAGCTTATTTTTGGCTTCAGTAGCTGCGGCAATCTGACGCCGTTTTTCAGTGGTTATTTCGACACCCACGTCGGCGCCAAGCGCGAGGCTAAGGCTTACCGAAACATCCTGGACGAACTTGGACTTGGCACAGAGCCGGAGACGGTACTCTTTCTGTCCGACATCACTCAGGAGCTTGATGCGGCAGCGGAAGCTGGCATGGAAACCATCCTTCTGGTTCGCGGCGAGGAGTCGGTTAAGACAGGCTATCCCATTGCCCACGATTTCAACGAAGTCGATGCGCTTCTGGCAGAGATCGACTGAGTCTTTTTATCAATCTGGAACTTCTTTCAAAGCCTATCGCCCTGCACAAGGTTTGATGAAGGGAATGGCTGCCACCGCTGGAGAAGGGACATGGATGTCCCTGTCGTCATGGCTGGTCAGGGATGGCCATCCATGACAGCGGAAGCGGTGGCAGCCATTCCCTTCCTGCACCGGACATTCAGGCCAGGGCGTCCGTCGCTATGGTCTATTGGTTGCCCTTTTCCCGATCGCTGTACGTAAACTTCTCCCATGAACCGGTTTCGGATTAACTCTCTCGTACGCCATCTGCCAGTCGTGCTGACTGCCGCCTTGATTGCCGGCTGCAACCCCTTTTCCGCACCCCAGTCCATGATGGACGAATATGTCGAGCGGGTAGCCCGTGTGCTTGAGCAGGACCACGCCCTGACCGAAGTGCCCCTGGCTGACCTGTTCCCCCGGCGCCGCGAACGCCGCCTCGAAATGCCCGAGTTGGAGCTCGACATGCTCGATTTCCTCTCGTTGTACGGCTGCGAATTGCAGTTCGTGGTGGGGGAGCGCAATTCCGGCCTCGGTCGGGTCATGCAGCCCGTTAACGTGCTGCGTTACGAACTGAGGTTTATCGAGGCTGCCGGAAACTGTCTACCCCAATTGGAGGACGACGAAGGTCTTTACGATGCAGTGGCCAAAGCCCGTGGCGCCAAAGTCGAGAGCTTACCGATTGCGGTCTGGAATGCGACTTGGGGGACCGAAGAAATTGAACCGCTGTTTACGCGCACCGAAGGCCTGTTGCCGATAGGAACGAGCGGCGCCACGGTGTCTGATCTGGCGCGGGATCTGGCGCTGCTGAACACCCGACTGTCAGCGCTGCAGGAAGGAAGCCTGGGTACAGGCCTGGAATTCATGGGCGAGGTTCAGCAACGCTGGCAGGCTGAGGATCGGATGGGGCAGTTGATTAAGAGCGGCTTACTGCTGGTAACCCGCTTGAACGATGCAGCCGATGTCATGCAACGGCGTCTCGACAGCCATCCGCTATGCCTGAAGCAGCGCACCAATAACCAGGCAGAGATTGCCAAGAGCATGTTCTTTTCGGTCTATGCCGGCGAGGTGCAGCCCTACATGGCGATGGTGAATCGTGTGCGGGATGCGCTGGTGCCAGGTTTCGAGCAGTTGGCGGCGAGCCAGAGTGATGTCATGCCCCAGGACTTCAAACCCTACTACCGTCGCTACCTGAGTCTGACCGGTGAACAGAGCCTCTGGCATCGGCTCGATGAAACCGTGGCCCGTCACACGAGACTTTGGCAGGAATTACTCGGCCAGTGCGGCTTCCGCCCGGGACAGTGACCGGCT
Coding sequences:
- a CDS encoding DUF3080 domain-containing protein, yielding MNRFRINSLVRHLPVVLTAALIAGCNPFSAPQSMMDEYVERVARVLEQDHALTEVPLADLFPRRRERRLEMPELELDMLDFLSLYGCELQFVVGERNSGLGRVMQPVNVLRYELRFIEAAGNCLPQLEDDEGLYDAVAKARGAKVESLPIAVWNATWGTEEIEPLFTRTEGLLPIGTSGATVSDLARDLALLNTRLSALQEGSLGTGLEFMGEVQQRWQAEDRMGQLIKSGLLLVTRLNDAADVMQRRLDSHPLCLKQRTNNQAEIAKSMFFSVYAGEVQPYMAMVNRVRDALVPGFEQLAASQSDVMPQDFKPYYRRYLSLTGEQSLWHRLDETVARHTRLWQELLGQCGFRPGQ
- a CDS encoding membrane lipoprotein lipid attachment site-containing protein, producing MRKLILIALAGVVLAGCSKDRVLWEDNGKVEEKTENREVWDDNGKVDSEKREFWDSNGKMDSGERKFWNDSEGNPVIK
- the mtnC gene encoding acireductone synthase, coding for MIGVILTDIEGTTSSISFVHDVLFPYAAEHMADFVRQQAPDNEAVQVQLKAVADESGGDPSDLEGLVDTLLTWIREDRKATPLKALQGMIWEKGYRDGDFKGHVYQDAADKLREWHDRGLRQYVYSSGSVQAQKLIFGFSSCGNLTPFFSGYFDTHVGAKREAKAYRNILDELGLGTEPETVLFLSDITQELDAAAEAGMETILLVRGEESVKTGYPIAHDFNEVDALLAEID
- a CDS encoding 1,2-dihydroxy-3-keto-5-methylthiopentene dioxygenase, with product MTTLRIYREHQPDQPEVVTEEPAKIQQLLNEQGVRFEQWPTRDLPANASQDDILDAYADDVSQLKQECGFQTADVVSLSADNPNKDAARKKFLDEHTHSEDEVRFFVRGQGLFYLHFGEKVYAVLCQKNDLISVPDGTRHWFDMGPEPEFTCIRLFSNPDGWVASFTGEDIASRLPRYERILGATG
- a CDS encoding methylthioribulose 1-phosphate dehydratase; its protein translation is MFDVTRYAAAAQSLIDAGRFLYANGWSPATSSNYSARIDAGHIAITVSGRHKGQLGAGDIMVVDLKGRPVQSEAKSSAETLLHTVLYEQFPNIGVVLHTHSVNATVLSRALAGQGRLELQDYELQKAFPGTTTHESSLVVPIFENTQDIQALSEEARRWFERHPEQPGYLIRGHGLYTWGKTMADCLRHVEAFEFLFACELEMMRVTR
- the smrA gene encoding DNA endonuclease SmrA, which produces MATKEERLSFLEEMGDVRRIKQPNRADVQTSRTLTPGHIERQRAAVDKPARDANPLTAADVEPLKAHDVLAYQRPGIQHGVYRKLRLGQYQIEARLDLHRMTVDEARREVFSFVNECVTYGIRSVLILHGKGERNPDGIAQLKSYLAKWLTELESVMAFHSAQKHHGGTGAVYVMLRKSEKDKQKNRELHGFK
- a CDS encoding XdhC family protein, with amino-acid sequence MSHPQYQVLAAAENWLNAGERVWLCTILDTWGSSPRPAGSMLAVSESGRWAGSVSGGCLEEDLLQRTAREDRPDCPQITDYGVTTDDRERFRLPCGGRIRLLIEPLAGEKQHEAVCRLLGYLDAKVPASRIVDLKTGQMIIEASDGQGTGITEQRESVRHTLGPECRLLLVGAGEVAGHVAAFGRRCGFDVTLCEPRETFLAGWTDSETPVLTSLPDDLVLRSFNDSHTAILALAHDPRVDDMALLAALQSSCFYVGAMGSKQTSQMRRERLVALGITEQQLERLHAPIGIAIRSKTPAEIAISVIADLVDARHRLLADSGAL